Proteins found in one Balneolaceae bacterium genomic segment:
- a CDS encoding Fic family protein produces the protein MPNKQVYPVNPDRNRPWNELPELPVDSSLYRDVEIYEQLGHAKEALALLAGRSIAIPNPSVLINSITLQEAKVSSEIENVFTTNDELYKAVSDSRTESETPAPVKEVLRYREALWEGHHYLEKHGQFDRDYFIRLYRTIMESGDGIRPPFARTYIRMGGTGPNAGKPAYTPPRGNGVVEARLDNLIRYLNDKNSEPKDVLLKMSIAHFQFEAIHPFRDGNGRVGRIMNLHIITQNHQLGLPILYLSRYILEHKTDYYERLAGVSQRGDWKSWILYMLKAVEWTARLTLRKVNDIIENKEEILQVIRDQTDIRRPENLAEAIFTQPYTKVNHLVDRGLYAENTARNYLNELAELQVLEKREIKGRHYYINPALVEILSY, from the coding sequence ATGCCAAATAAACAGGTTTATCCGGTAAACCCCGACCGTAATCGTCCATGGAACGAACTTCCGGAGCTTCCGGTGGATTCCTCGCTCTATCGGGACGTGGAGATTTATGAGCAGCTTGGCCATGCAAAAGAGGCGCTTGCTTTGCTGGCGGGCCGCAGCATTGCTATCCCCAATCCGTCGGTGCTGATCAACTCCATTACCTTACAGGAAGCGAAAGTATCAAGCGAAATAGAAAATGTGTTCACCACCAATGATGAACTCTACAAGGCGGTGAGTGATTCCAGGACAGAGAGCGAAACGCCTGCTCCGGTCAAAGAGGTGCTGCGCTACCGCGAGGCGTTGTGGGAAGGCCATCACTACCTGGAAAAACACGGACAGTTCGACCGCGACTATTTTATTCGGCTCTACCGCACCATTATGGAAAGCGGAGATGGTATTCGTCCGCCGTTTGCACGCACATATATCCGGATGGGCGGAACCGGGCCGAATGCGGGCAAGCCGGCATATACTCCGCCACGCGGGAATGGAGTTGTAGAAGCCAGGCTGGACAATCTGATCAGATATCTGAATGATAAAAATTCGGAACCTAAAGATGTTCTGCTGAAGATGAGTATCGCACACTTTCAGTTTGAAGCCATTCACCCGTTTCGCGATGGCAACGGAAGGGTGGGACGAATCATGAATCTGCACATTATCACACAAAATCACCAGCTCGGCCTGCCCATCCTCTACCTGAGCCGTTACATCCTGGAACACAAAACCGATTATTATGAGAGGCTTGCCGGAGTTTCGCAGCGGGGCGACTGGAAAAGCTGGATTCTCTATATGCTGAAAGCGGTAGAGTGGACAGCAAGGCTGACCCTGCGGAAAGTAAACGACATCATCGAAAACAAAGAGGAGATTTTGCAGGTGATCCGGGATCAGACGGATATTCGCCGGCCCGAAAACCTGGCCGAAGCGATTTTTACCCAGCCCTACACGAAAGTAAACCATTTGGTTGACCGCGGCCTGTACGCTGAAAACACCGCCCGAAACTACCTGAATGAACTGGCGGAATTGCAGGTCCTGGAAAAACGGGAGATCAAAGGAAGGCACTATTACATCAACCCGGCTTTGGTGGAGATCTTATCATACTGA
- a CDS encoding DUF1456 family protein, whose protein sequence is MRNDDIIQSIRYILDVGEGEIANILKLTDYKPKRKEIEYIFDDTIPEDRKVDTTHELTAYFLDGLIYYKRGKSDKHPPRPIKTPVTNNMVMKKLRVAFKLRDDDILEYSEIDRFFNFKIRSKCAVSKGETLQLHGGRRPGSSIFFEGIGESCSGGLIKSSGKPEISYKGWESNFRYCIVTFVCRSGAFVRLRSFAGRRYSARVAGLLQVRTSVRVKSVLYSLRNPAASAVK, encoded by the coding sequence ATGAGAAACGACGACATCATTCAAAGTATCCGATATATTTTAGACGTTGGCGAGGGCGAAATTGCCAACATTCTAAAGCTAACCGACTATAAACCGAAACGAAAGGAGATCGAATATATCTTTGACGATACGATCCCGGAAGACCGAAAGGTAGATACGACGCACGAACTTACCGCTTATTTTCTGGATGGGTTGATCTACTACAAACGGGGCAAGAGTGATAAACATCCGCCGCGTCCCATCAAAACGCCGGTCACTAATAATATGGTCATGAAGAAACTCCGGGTGGCGTTTAAACTGCGGGATGATGATATCCTTGAATATTCTGAAATCGACCGGTTTTTCAATTTCAAAATCAGAAGTAAATGCGCTGTTTCAAAAGGAGAAACACTCCAACTACATGGAGGCAGGAGACCAGGTTCTTCGATATTTTTTGAAGGGATTGGCGAATCGTGTTCGGGAGGATTAATAAAAAGTTCGGGAAAACCGGAAATCTCTTACAAGGGATGGGAGAGTAATTTTAGATATTGCATTGTCACTTTTGTGTGTAGAAGCGGAGCTTTCGTCAGGCTACGAAGCTTCGCAGGCCGGCGGTACTCTGCCAGAGTCGCTGGACTTCTTCAGGTACGAACTTCGGTACGAGTAAAAAGTGTTTTATATTCTCTGCGCAACCCTGCGGCCTCAGCGGTTAAATAA
- a CDS encoding HNH endonuclease, whose translation MDFEERVIAAYRSQCALPVNETWCRLSDAAHIVPDGEPDGTPTVDNGLALCKIHHSAFDQYIIGVTPDYQIKIRNDILNEIDGPMLTYGFQKLHDQKLILPKSKSSWPDRDRLDWRYGKFRQA comes from the coding sequence ATGGATTTCGAAGAGAGAGTTATTGCAGCATACCGCTCACAGTGTGCATTGCCCGTCAATGAAACATGGTGCAGACTTTCAGATGCCGCCCATATTGTTCCCGATGGAGAACCCGATGGCACACCAACAGTTGATAACGGTCTCGCACTTTGTAAAATTCATCACTCAGCATTTGATCAATACATTATTGGCGTCACACCTGATTATCAAATTAAAATTCGAAATGATATTTTAAATGAAATTGACGGTCCAATGCTCACTTATGGTTTTCAAAAACTCCATGACCAAAAACTCATCCTGCCTAAATCAAAAAGTTCATGGCCAGATCGTGATAGGCTTGATTGGAGATATGGAAAATTCCGGCAGGCTTAA
- a CDS encoding winged helix-turn-helix domain-containing protein — MRSVAKSNSSLKVPLNDILGYQANIRVLRYLTIHPASVSYSELAKQTGITLPGIHKTVKRLIETGIIVYAGSGKQQLITLRTEHPLSGIITELFKKEDEYFKKLKKSIKNQIDRLQVEIFAAWIYGKVADGCDEYGDPLQIAVLGKADTVDRAAEELRNYLFKSDIEADFDVTIELNGMTPADLEVSKKTLTGRIIHLYGMDPIIYAEGRGFFTEKAENHQNLDKRSQLAGKAWGTVCAPTS; from the coding sequence ATGAGATCTGTAGCAAAATCAAATAGTTCATTAAAGGTTCCGCTGAATGATATCCTGGGATACCAGGCCAATATTCGTGTGCTCAGGTATTTGACGATACATCCTGCATCTGTGAGTTATAGCGAACTGGCAAAGCAGACAGGCATCACTCTTCCGGGAATTCACAAAACCGTGAAAAGACTGATAGAAACGGGAATTATCGTCTATGCCGGCAGCGGGAAACAGCAATTGATTACTCTGCGAACCGAACACCCGTTGTCGGGAATCATCACTGAGTTGTTCAAAAAGGAAGATGAGTATTTTAAGAAGCTCAAAAAAAGCATCAAAAACCAGATAGACAGATTACAGGTTGAAATATTTGCAGCATGGATCTATGGTAAAGTTGCAGACGGGTGTGATGAGTATGGCGATCCGTTACAAATTGCCGTTCTTGGAAAGGCAGATACGGTTGATCGTGCTGCAGAAGAACTTCGAAATTACCTGTTCAAAAGTGATATTGAAGCAGACTTTGATGTTACGATTGAACTTAACGGAATGACGCCAGCGGATCTTGAAGTGAGTAAAAAAACTCTGACAGGGAGAATCATTCATCTCTATGGAATGGATCCCATTATCTATGCGGAGGGGCGTGGTTTTTTTACAGAAAAAGCAGAAAATCATCAAAATTTAGATAAGCGCTCGCAACTTGCAGGAAAGGCCTGGGGTACTGTTTGTGCACCAACATCCTGA
- a CDS encoding serine hydrolase has translation MTNNHGFAKPFKNDSRFHQVDPLRLFPKIAYFNLKQELHPVSMNVRITPICLLFSFFLIPISLTAQNPYYPPAGPEWKQRSPEALGFNKATLDEAVDFAVENENSVERDLRIAILKGFSHEPYHELLGPVKERGGPAGIIIKDGYIAASWGDLERVDMTFSVTKSYLSTVAGLAWDRGLIRSLDDSMTNYVWDRTFDGEHNSKITWEHLLTQSSDWRGTLFGLEDWGDRPPQDGDIDDWRDRELHEPGTHFKYNDVRVNLLAYSLLQVWREPLPVVLRNEIMDPIGASRTWRWHGYDQSWTEVDGRKIQSVSGGGHNGGRNVYQYAGPGTVWTAFCPGGNMGRRAAHLKRVD, from the coding sequence TTGACCAATAACCACGGTTTTGCAAAGCCCTTCAAGAATGATTCCAGGTTTCATCAGGTTGATCCCCTTCGCCTGTTTCCAAAAATTGCCTATTTTAACCTGAAACAGGAACTCCATCCGGTATCTATGAATGTTCGAATTACACCCATCTGCCTCCTTTTCTCTTTTTTTCTCATTCCAATATCTCTCACTGCACAGAATCCATACTACCCGCCCGCCGGACCGGAGTGGAAACAACGGTCACCTGAAGCTCTCGGCTTTAATAAAGCAACTCTTGATGAGGCGGTGGATTTTGCCGTTGAAAACGAAAACAGCGTTGAGCGGGATCTGCGGATTGCTATTCTGAAGGGGTTCAGTCATGAGCCGTATCATGAACTCCTGGGGCCGGTCAAAGAACGAGGCGGTCCCGCCGGAATCATCATCAAAGACGGGTATATTGCCGCAAGCTGGGGTGATCTCGAACGCGTGGATATGACCTTCAGCGTTACCAAAAGCTATCTTTCTACAGTGGCTGGCCTGGCGTGGGACCGCGGATTGATCCGTTCTCTGGACGATAGCATGACGAACTATGTATGGGACCGAACCTTCGACGGCGAACACAACTCCAAAATCACCTGGGAACATCTGCTGACCCAGTCATCGGACTGGCGCGGAACCCTGTTCGGACTGGAAGACTGGGGCGATCGTCCGCCGCAAGACGGAGATATCGACGATTGGCGGGACCGCGAACTCCACGAGCCCGGCACCCACTTTAAATACAACGATGTACGAGTAAATCTCCTCGCCTATTCCCTCCTGCAAGTGTGGCGCGAACCGCTGCCGGTGGTGTTACGAAATGAAATTATGGATCCCATCGGTGCCTCCAGAACATGGAGATGGCATGGATATGATCAGTCGTGGACGGAGGTTGACGGACGAAAAATTCAAAGCGTAAGCGGCGGCGGACACAACGGTGGGCGGAATGTTTATCAATACGCTGGACCAGGCACGGTTTGGACTGCTTTTTGCCCGGGAGGGAATATGGGACGGAGAGCAGCTCATCTCAAAAGAGTGGATTGA
- a CDS encoding AAA family ATPase, translating to MEKLFEYQEEVLESITDHYFRSLFHRLNWNQRMFGIIGLRGTGKTTMLLQHLKFSAPDKDQVLYVTADHTWFYEHSLYDLARQFVKYGGKLLLIDEIHKYPHWSRELKNIYDGLPDLNVVFTASSALELVKGEADLSRRALTYELTGLSFREYLEFVYQKSFHPVQLEQITGNPKEIAEPILDNIKHPLPLFEKYIQHGYFPFSITEQQSTFRQKLNQVINTVIEVDLQLIEGYSAANTIKIKKLLGVIAESAPFEPNISKIAGRLEMGRDTVKTYLKNLEDARMLNLLTRSSKGIASLQKPDKIFMENTNFSYALKNDPEVGTLRETFFINQLRNAGYTIELAGDGDFLVDGKWTFEIGGPSKSDRQIQQTENAFLALDGLEHPYLNRIPLWLFGFLY from the coding sequence ATGGAAAAACTATTTGAATACCAAGAAGAGGTACTGGAATCGATAACCGACCACTATTTTCGCAGCCTTTTTCATCGGCTCAACTGGAATCAACGGATGTTCGGGATCATCGGTTTGCGCGGCACCGGAAAAACGACAATGTTGCTGCAACACCTGAAGTTCTCCGCACCCGACAAAGACCAGGTGCTTTATGTTACTGCCGATCATACATGGTTTTACGAACATTCGCTGTATGATCTTGCCCGCCAATTTGTAAAGTATGGAGGCAAACTACTGCTGATTGACGAGATCCATAAATACCCTCATTGGTCTCGAGAGTTAAAAAACATCTACGACGGGTTGCCGGATCTAAATGTAGTATTCACAGCTTCCTCGGCATTGGAGCTGGTAAAAGGAGAAGCCGACCTTAGCCGCAGAGCGCTAACCTACGAACTTACGGGCCTTTCATTCCGTGAGTATTTAGAATTTGTATATCAGAAATCGTTTCACCCCGTACAACTGGAACAGATAACGGGGAATCCAAAAGAGATTGCGGAACCCATTCTCGATAACATCAAACACCCCCTCCCCCTCTTTGAAAAATATATTCAGCACGGATACTTTCCATTTTCGATAACCGAACAACAATCCACGTTTCGGCAAAAGCTTAATCAAGTGATCAATACCGTCATCGAGGTAGATCTTCAGTTGATTGAAGGGTATTCGGCGGCCAATACCATTAAAATAAAGAAATTGTTGGGAGTAATTGCAGAATCCGCTCCTTTTGAGCCCAATATTTCTAAAATTGCGGGCAGATTGGAGATGGGACGAGATACCGTAAAAACATATCTGAAGAATCTTGAAGATGCCCGGATGCTGAATTTGCTGACGCGTTCATCCAAAGGAATTGCATCCCTGCAAAAGCCGGATAAGATATTTATGGAAAACACAAACTTTAGCTATGCCCTGAAAAATGATCCCGAGGTCGGCACACTTCGTGAAACGTTTTTCATTAATCAATTGCGAAATGCAGGTTATACTATAGAGCTGGCCGGTGATGGAGATTTTTTGGTAGATGGAAAATGGACATTTGAAATCGGCGGGCCTTCCAAAAGCGACAGGCAGATTCAACAGACCGAAAACGCGTTCCTGGCTCTGGATGGACTTGAACATCCCTATCTGAATCGAATTCCTCTTTGGTTATTTGGTTTTCTCTACTGA
- a CDS encoding nucleotidyltransferase — METNKDFEEFIKLLNENKVRYLIVGGYAYAIHAEPRYTKDLDIFYEPSQTNAGRLLQTLQQFGMESLSLTVDDFTTQGQIIQIGYEPLRIDLINEIDGLTFRDAWDNKEESRYGDQTIYVISKSDLIKNKKTSGREQDMLDVKKLKES; from the coding sequence ATGGAGACGAACAAAGACTTCGAAGAGTTTATAAAATTATTGAACGAGAATAAGGTTCGTTATTTGATTGTTGGTGGATACGCTTATGCAATTCATGCGGAACCAAGATATACGAAGGATCTGGATATTTTTTATGAACCGAGTCAAACAAATGCTGGCCGGTTACTACAAACTCTACAGCAGTTTGGAATGGAATCGCTGAGTTTAACGGTCGATGATTTTACAACCCAGGGACAAATTATTCAAATAGGCTATGAGCCCCTTCGGATAGATCTGATCAATGAGATTGATGGACTTACATTTAGAGATGCCTGGGATAACAAAGAAGAATCGAGGTATGGTGATCAGACGATATACGTAATCAGTAAATCAGATTTGATTAAAAATAAGAAGACATCCGGCAGAGAGCAGGATATGTTGGATGTTAAAAAACTTAAAGAAAGCTAA
- a CDS encoding amidohydrolase family protein translates to MKRFRILLLLISALLFSPFFTLIAQPPTVDHHLHIRSEDGTQALVRILDEVQGQQGVKLQPSVEAGDVVALLDSTGTEKAVLLSTAYFFAMPDLEFENERERLRRENEYVAEQAGHNPDRLIPFCAVNPLSEYALEEITWCGEDERFAGLKLHLANSDLDFRNEQHVKALQEVFKRAGELDLALIVHLWTRHPDFGAKDTEIFIQEILPEAGDVTVQIAHLGGPGTYSEVTREVAGTFSKAIQNGEVNGSNLYFDLAEVPERPERASDEQERQRREQANRELADLIRELGTDRVLWGTDWIAGPPQVYMSKLQWRLPDDLWDAIRENKAPYLR, encoded by the coding sequence ATGAAAAGATTTCGAATTTTGTTACTTCTCATTTCTGCTCTTCTTTTTTCTCCATTTTTCACTCTCATCGCCCAGCCGCCAACGGTGGATCACCATTTACATATCCGCAGTGAAGACGGGACCCAGGCGCTGGTTCGAATCCTGGATGAAGTGCAAGGCCAGCAAGGAGTGAAGCTGCAGCCGTCAGTGGAAGCCGGAGATGTGGTGGCTCTGCTGGATTCAACCGGTACGGAGAAAGCGGTTCTTCTCTCCACCGCCTACTTTTTTGCAATGCCCGACCTGGAGTTTGAAAACGAACGGGAGCGGCTCCGCCGGGAAAATGAGTATGTGGCGGAGCAGGCCGGACACAACCCCGACCGGCTGATTCCCTTTTGTGCCGTGAATCCCCTCAGCGAGTACGCACTGGAGGAGATTACCTGGTGCGGAGAGGATGAACGGTTTGCAGGGCTGAAGCTGCACCTCGCCAATTCTGATCTGGACTTTCGAAATGAACAACATGTAAAGGCACTGCAGGAGGTCTTTAAACGAGCCGGGGAACTGGACCTGGCACTGATTGTGCATCTCTGGACGCGCCACCCGGATTTTGGAGCGAAGGATACAGAGATTTTTATACAGGAAATTCTGCCCGAAGCCGGAGATGTGACGGTTCAAATTGCTCACTTGGGAGGTCCCGGAACCTATTCGGAGGTAACCCGCGAGGTAGCCGGCACCTTTAGCAAGGCGATCCAAAACGGAGAGGTAAACGGCAGTAATCTCTATTTTGATCTCGCCGAGGTTCCCGAAAGGCCGGAACGGGCATCGGATGAACAGGAACGCCAACGCAGAGAACAGGCGAACCGGGAGCTGGCGGACCTGATCCGGGAATTGGGAACAGATCGCGTGTTATGGGGAACCGACTGGATTGCCGGTCCGCCGCAGGTTTACATGTCAAAACTTCAATGGCGGCTGCCGGATGATCTCTGGGATGCAATTCGGGAAAATAAGGCGCCATATTTGAGGTAA
- a CDS encoding SatD family protein: protein MNTYIVIIGDIEQSKQLSPNDRRQVQNELESVFEELNRSSANIVSPYTITLGDEFQVVYDSAGEIFKHIWTIMAAVHPVFVRFSIGVGKITTGVNKRNSLGMDGPAFYKARECIEQMKKQKILLSVSTEKAKFNRLVNSAFLILEADLRSWKKNRFLILQKMYEEKEVKQIAKEIGLSDVAIYKNINAGTLKALRELTESISETIEEML, encoded by the coding sequence ATGAATACATATATCGTTATAATCGGAGATATTGAACAATCTAAACAGTTGAGTCCGAATGACCGAAGACAGGTACAGAATGAACTCGAATCTGTTTTTGAGGAACTAAACCGGTCATCAGCCAATATCGTTTCTCCATACACTATTACTTTGGGAGATGAATTTCAGGTAGTGTATGATTCTGCCGGAGAGATATTTAAACATATCTGGACAATCATGGCCGCTGTTCATCCTGTTTTTGTACGATTCTCAATTGGAGTGGGTAAGATCACAACGGGGGTCAACAAAAGGAACTCCCTTGGAATGGATGGTCCGGCATTTTACAAAGCCCGCGAATGTATAGAGCAGATGAAAAAACAAAAAATCCTGTTATCTGTTTCTACTGAAAAAGCAAAGTTTAACCGGCTGGTTAATAGCGCCTTTCTCATACTTGAGGCCGATCTGCGAAGCTGGAAAAAAAACAGATTCCTGATACTGCAAAAAATGTATGAAGAAAAAGAAGTTAAACAGATCGCAAAAGAGATCGGACTGTCCGATGTAGCCATATATAAAAATATAAATGCTGGTACACTGAAAGCCCTCCGGGAGCTTACGGAATCAATCTCTGAAACAATTGAGGAGATGCTTTAA
- a CDS encoding four helix bundle protein, with translation MNRKDLENRLIDFAVIIVDLVDEIPKSKGRNHLIGQLARSGTSPALNYAESQSAESRKDFIHKMSISLKELRETLMCLIIIQRSKKYKTNSEMIAATKECDELVSIFVKSIQTAKKKLR, from the coding sequence ATGAACCGAAAAGACCTTGAAAACCGACTTATCGATTTTGCAGTGATAATTGTGGATCTCGTAGATGAAATTCCAAAATCGAAAGGCAGAAATCATCTGATAGGCCAACTTGCCCGATCTGGTACATCTCCGGCTCTAAATTATGCAGAATCTCAAAGTGCAGAGTCCAGAAAAGATTTTATTCATAAGATGAGCATTTCACTAAAAGAACTGCGAGAGACTCTGATGTGTCTGATCATCATTCAGAGATCAAAAAAATATAAGACGAATTCGGAGATGATTGCTGCAACAAAGGAGTGCGACGAATTGGTTTCAATTTTTGTTAAAAGCATACAAACAGCTAAAAAGAAGCTTCGTTGA
- a CDS encoding ATP-binding protein: METFIDRIKQNAIIDLLQDYPVVALTGARQVGKTTLARRIADRIDGKTLHLDLESPRDDGKLSEPELFFERFYDHLIIIDEVQRRPDLFPVLRSVIDRNRRSGRFLLLGSASPVLIRESSESLAGRITYEELQPLTWPEISNHYEISRLWIRGGFPEPFLSGKKQHTFRWLGDYTRTLIERDLPLLGLNTDLSKLKNFLKMLAHQNGQLLNQENLARSVGVTSPTISKYLDYLEHAYIIRRLHPWHRNVKKRLVKSPKVYIRDTGVLHSLLDIHSEDALRSTPAAGGSWEGFVLQQLLATAPNNYSFYFYRTHQGAEADLVVVKNEKPLFCIDFKLNRSPKPTKGFHNVIEDNQTARNFIITPGHDRYPVHKQIDVVGLEEFLKEWSAI, from the coding sequence ATGGAAACATTCATTGACAGGATCAAACAAAATGCCATCATTGATCTGCTTCAGGATTATCCCGTTGTGGCACTTACCGGTGCCCGGCAGGTGGGTAAAACTACACTTGCAAGGCGAATAGCAGATAGAATAGATGGCAAGACTCTACACCTTGATCTTGAATCACCACGGGATGACGGTAAGCTTTCTGAACCGGAACTTTTTTTTGAGCGATTTTATGATCATTTGATCATCATTGATGAGGTACAGCGAAGACCCGATCTGTTTCCTGTTCTTCGGTCTGTGATCGACCGGAACCGCCGGTCCGGAAGGTTTTTGCTTTTAGGATCCGCCTCGCCGGTACTTATACGCGAGTCATCCGAATCTCTTGCCGGACGGATTACCTATGAGGAGCTGCAACCACTTACCTGGCCTGAAATCTCAAACCATTATGAGATCTCCCGGCTGTGGATCAGGGGAGGATTTCCGGAACCTTTTCTAAGCGGGAAAAAACAACACACCTTTCGCTGGCTCGGCGATTATACACGTACACTCATCGAGCGGGATCTTCCATTACTCGGTTTGAACACGGATCTTTCGAAGCTGAAAAACTTCCTGAAAATGCTGGCCCATCAAAACGGTCAGCTACTGAACCAGGAGAACCTTGCACGATCGGTGGGCGTAACCTCACCAACAATTTCAAAATATCTCGACTACCTGGAGCATGCCTACATCATCCGGAGACTGCACCCGTGGCACAGAAATGTAAAAAAAAGGCTTGTCAAATCTCCTAAAGTCTACATCCGCGATACCGGCGTGCTGCACTCCCTGTTGGATATTCACAGCGAAGATGCACTGCGGTCAACCCCGGCTGCGGGCGGATCCTGGGAGGGATTTGTTCTGCAGCAGTTACTCGCAACTGCACCCAATAACTACTCCTTCTATTTTTACCGAACTCACCAGGGCGCCGAGGCCGACCTTGTTGTGGTTAAAAATGAAAAACCTCTGTTCTGTATCGATTTTAAGCTCAATCGGTCCCCCAAACCTACGAAAGGGTTTCATAACGTAATTGAAGACAACCAGACGGCCCGTAACTTTATCATTACTCCGGGACATGACCGGTACCCGGTTCACAAACAAATTGACGTGGTTGGGCTGGAAGAGTTTTTGAAAGAGTGGAGTGCGATTTAA
- a CDS encoding ATP-binding protein, producing MALAELIDNSIQADSENIRIILIERIREGKRRTWNVDEILIVDDGHGMSKDETMRCLRFGGGTRHGAKKGLGKFGFGLPNSSASQCPRFEVYTWQNPSVIYRNYFDFNEIYKEKTEFLPEVEESNSLPGSFSHLGIDVNKNNTVIRWIDCDRLSFKTGGRLAKHIEKPVGRIFRHFINDGLINIKIDVYQDNGDKIS from the coding sequence ATGGCTTTGGCTGAATTAATTGATAACTCAATTCAGGCTGATTCTGAAAATATTAGAATCATTCTCATAGAGAGAATTAGAGAGGGTAAGAGAAGAACATGGAATGTTGATGAAATACTAATCGTGGATGATGGGCATGGTATGAGCAAAGATGAGACCATGCGCTGTTTAAGATTCGGTGGAGGTACGAGACATGGAGCTAAAAAAGGTCTTGGGAAATTTGGTTTTGGTCTTCCTAACTCTTCAGCATCACAATGCCCAAGGTTTGAAGTTTATACATGGCAAAATCCGTCAGTAATCTACCGCAATTATTTTGATTTTAATGAAATCTATAAAGAAAAAACTGAATTTCTTCCTGAAGTAGAAGAAAGTAATAGTTTACCTGGTTCATTTAGTCACTTGGGTATAGATGTAAATAAAAATAATACTGTGATAAGATGGATTGATTGCGATCGTTTGTCTTTTAAAACTGGAGGACGTTTAGCTAAACATATAGAAAAACCTGTTGGTAGAATTTTCAGACATTTTATTAACGATGGTTTAATAAACATTAAAATAGATGTTTATCAAGATAACGGTGATAAAATTAGCTAA
- a CDS encoding DUF1080 domain-containing protein — MKNHLLFLLFLFLIFSACQPKSQSQDQSEQDSPTISLFNGEDLTGWHMDVPAMDENPDTTKPFIVRDGMLVSLGDPRGHLITDEEYSDYRLEVEYRFPGEPGNCGVLVHASEPRALYEMFPQSIEVQMMHENAGDFWVIVEDITVPDMVERRGPEEDWGIREGENRRILNLTDGSENPLGEWNQMTIETLGDSLKVWVNGDLVNFGYNSTAEKGHIALQAEGAEVEFRKVELTPIRDIE; from the coding sequence ATGAAAAATCACCTGTTATTTCTTTTATTTTTATTTCTGATCTTTTCTGCCTGCCAACCCAAATCCCAATCTCAGGATCAATCAGAGCAAGACTCACCAACCATTTCCCTTTTCAATGGTGAAGATCTGACCGGATGGCATATGGACGTTCCGGCGATGGATGAAAATCCAGATACCACAAAACCGTTTATCGTGCGGGACGGGATGCTGGTCAGCCTGGGCGATCCGCGCGGCCACCTGATCACAGATGAGGAGTATAGCGATTACCGACTCGAGGTGGAGTATCGTTTTCCGGGAGAGCCGGGCAACTGTGGCGTGTTGGTTCATGCTTCTGAGCCAAGAGCATTGTATGAGATGTTTCCGCAGTCCATCGAGGTACAGATGATGCATGAAAATGCCGGCGATTTTTGGGTGATTGTGGAGGATATTACGGTGCCGGATATGGTGGAGCGACGCGGACCGGAAGAGGATTGGGGAATCCGCGAGGGAGAGAACAGGCGCATTCTAAACCTGACGGACGGATCTGAAAATCCGCTGGGAGAATGGAATCAAATGACCATCGAAACACTGGGCGATTCTCTGAAAGTTTGGGTGAACGGCGACCTGGTCAACTTTGGATACAACTCCACAGCCGAAAAGGGGCACATTGCCCTCCAGGCGGAAGGTGCCGAAGTGGAATTCCGAAAAGTGGAATTGACTCCGATTAGGGACATTGAGTGA